A stretch of the Anaerolineae bacterium genome encodes the following:
- a CDS encoding septum formation initiator family protein, with the protein MLQRRMLAAPSAITWWPSSFRRAVPEEVYRFVHYLIFLMVICAALYLYVRPASQISATRLQIAALQAEHARLQRENAELTRQLAIYTDIRRVEARARELGYRPPDSRMFVRITMAPPTPVPIAKAKATSPSVQWREAVDWLTRRLEWSTYTPLERLEPHQ; encoded by the coding sequence ATGTTGCAACGTCGCATGTTGGCTGCTCCATCTGCTATAACATGGTGGCCCAGCTCATTCCGTCGTGCTGTGCCAGAAGAGGTATACCGGTTCGTCCATTATTTAATCTTTTTGATGGTCATCTGTGCTGCACTCTATCTTTACGTTCGGCCGGCCAGTCAGATCTCGGCGACCCGATTGCAGATTGCGGCGTTGCAAGCGGAACACGCGCGCCTGCAGCGCGAAAACGCTGAGTTGACCCGCCAATTGGCGATTTACACGGATATCCGTCGGGTGGAGGCGCGCGCCCGTGAGCTGGGATATCGGCCACCAGATAGCCGGATGTTCGTGCGCATCACGATGGCACCGCCGACGCCTGTTCCTATCGCCAAAGCCAAAGCCACCTCTCCCTCAGTCCAATGGCGAGAGGCCGTGGATTGGCTGACGAGACGGCTTGAATGGTCCACATACACACCATTAGAGCGTTTAGAGCCTCACCAATGA
- the rsmH gene encoding 16S rRNA (cytosine(1402)-N(4))-methyltransferase RsmH, protein MPEKATSLVEHQPVLLAEVIQGLALRPGDDVIDGTLGGGGHAAAMLQAIAPHGRLLGLDADPAAVAWCRQRFGREVAEGRAVLVHANFARLREIAEAAGFVRVAGILLDLGVSSFQLAQAERGFSFQIAAPLDMRFDPSQGVPASELINRLSEEELANLLYRYGEEPHSRKIARAIVEARPILDTVHLAEVVSRAVGGRRERIHPATRTFQALRIAVNRELDALRAALPQAISLLRPGGRIAVIAFHSLEDRIVKRFFQKESRDCICPPEMPICICGHRATVRLITRRPQRPGKEEIARNPRSRSARLRIAERLEM, encoded by the coding sequence CTGCCGGAGAAGGCAACCTCCTTAGTTGAGCATCAGCCTGTCTTGCTGGCGGAGGTAATACAAGGCCTGGCACTGCGGCCGGGAGATGACGTGATCGACGGCACCCTTGGTGGCGGAGGACATGCGGCTGCGATGCTTCAGGCCATTGCTCCTCATGGACGGCTGTTAGGGTTGGATGCGGATCCCGCAGCGGTGGCCTGGTGCCGCCAGCGATTTGGCCGGGAGGTTGCAGAGGGACGAGCAGTGCTAGTACACGCCAATTTCGCCCGTCTGCGGGAGATCGCCGAGGCCGCTGGGTTTGTCCGAGTCGCAGGCATTCTGCTGGACTTGGGGGTTTCCTCCTTTCAATTGGCCCAGGCGGAGCGCGGATTTAGTTTCCAGATAGCAGCTCCATTGGATATGCGCTTTGATCCGTCTCAGGGAGTGCCGGCCAGCGAGCTAATTAATCGGCTATCAGAGGAGGAGCTGGCTAATCTGCTCTATCGTTACGGCGAGGAGCCCCATTCCCGCAAGATCGCTCGGGCGATCGTGGAAGCGCGCCCAATCCTTGATACCGTCCACTTGGCGGAAGTGGTGAGCAGAGCGGTTGGTGGTCGACGTGAACGCATTCACCCGGCCACGCGGACCTTTCAAGCATTGCGTATCGCGGTGAATCGGGAGCTTGACGCGTTAAGGGCGGCTCTGCCTCAAGCGATCAGTTTATTGCGGCCTGGGGGCCGGATTGCCGTTATCGCTTTCCACTCTTTGGAGGATCGTATTGTCAAGCGCTTCTTTCAGAAGGAGTCACGCGATTGTATTTGTCCTCCGGAGATGCCTATATGCATTTGTGGGCATCGCGCCACGGTGCGCTTGATCACACGGCGGCCGCAAAGGCCTGGAAAAGAGGAAATCGCACGCAATCCCAGAAGTCGCAGTGCCAGGCTACGTATTGCCGAACGGTTAGAGATGTGA
- the mraZ gene encoding division/cell wall cluster transcriptional repressor MraZ: MFLGRFAHNLDDKGRLTIPAKFRGDLAEGLVATRGPRRQIVLYPLREWRMLTERVDALPKLEQRASNIRRLLYAFAEDLSMDKQGRIVLPQSLREYARIDGEVIIVGLNTYIELWAPAAWREIEAQFEDGSFSEDYFATLGI; the protein is encoded by the coding sequence ATGTTCCTGGGGCGATTCGCACACAACCTCGATGACAAAGGCCGTCTGACTATCCCTGCTAAGTTTCGCGGGGACCTAGCTGAGGGGTTGGTAGCGACGCGTGGGCCCCGACGACAGATTGTCCTGTATCCTCTGCGTGAGTGGCGCATGCTTACTGAGCGCGTCGATGCGCTCCCAAAATTAGAGCAGCGAGCCAGCAACATCCGACGGCTGTTATACGCCTTCGCTGAGGATTTGAGTATGGATAAGCAAGGCCGGATCGTCCTGCCGCAAAGCCTCAGAGAATATGCTCGTATTGACGGCGAGGTCATTATCGTCGGGCTGAACACCTACATTGAGCTATGGGCGCCTGCCGCCTGGCGTGAGATCGAGGCCCAGTTCGAAGACGGGTCCTTTAGCGAGGACTATTTCGCAACGTTGGGAATCTAG
- a CDS encoding PPOX class F420-dependent oxidoreductase gives MGAQITAIPEAFADLLTTKRAFAHLATVMPDGTPQVTPIWFDWDGTYIRVNSARGRQKDRNMRRIRYAALSIQDPDNPYRYIALRGPVVEITEEGADAHIDSLARKYTDAEFKGRRPGEVRVMYKILPEHVATMG, from the coding sequence ATGGGTGCACAGATCACGGCGATTCCAGAAGCTTTTGCAGATCTGCTAACAACCAAGCGGGCGTTTGCTCATCTGGCGACAGTAATGCCAGACGGCACCCCACAGGTAACGCCCATTTGGTTCGATTGGGACGGCACCTATATCCGGGTGAATTCGGCCCGTGGGCGACAAAAAGATCGAAATATGCGTCGCATTCGCTATGCGGCCCTTTCGATCCAGGATCCTGATAACCCTTATCGATACATCGCCCTTCGCGGTCCTGTAGTGGAGATCACGGAAGAAGGAGCCGACGCGCACATTGACAGTCTGGCTAGGAAATACACGGACGCCGAATTCAAGGGCCGTCGGCCTGGGGAAGTGCGTGTCATGTATAAGATCCTGCCGGAACACGTGGCGACCATGGGGTAG
- the malQ gene encoding 4-alpha-glucanotransferase: MSWSQIHRRAAVFNLPRCSGILLHVTSLPGPFGIGDLGDEAYRFVDFLVAAGQRLWQVMPLGPTGYGDSPYQALSAFGGNPLLISPARLTAEGLLPADALADVPLFPADRVDYGWVISWKMPLLYRSFSHFQEHASPTQRERFERFCQEQAGWLDDLALFMALKAHFQGARWDTWPLPIRMHRPEAVAEWSARLADAVQAQRYFQWLFFEQWRSLRAYANEHGVRLIGDLPIFVAYDSADVWANPELFYLDEAGYPTVVAGVPPDYFSPTGQLWGNPLYRWDVMAQQGYAWWIERFRVAYQYVDIVRIDHFRGFQAYWEVPAGEATAIHGRWVPGPGKALFAAVRAALGDTPIIAEDLGVITPEVEALRDCLGFPGMRVLQFAFGGPATHPYLPHNHIRHCVVYTGTHDNDTTLGWYRNSPPEVQDHVRRYLARDGHDIAWDLIRAALSSIAEIAIIPMQDVLALGSEARMNTPGQAFGNWAWRFRWEQVDWWVAPRLAEMAKLYGRVPESADAQPSATPWSPRVPAGSYT; encoded by the coding sequence ATGTCATGGAGTCAGATTCATAGGAGAGCGGCTGTGTTCAATCTTCCTCGTTGCAGTGGCATCCTGCTCCATGTCACCTCATTACCTGGCCCTTTTGGCATCGGCGATCTGGGCGATGAAGCCTATCGTTTCGTGGACTTTCTGGTGGCGGCTGGCCAGCGGCTGTGGCAGGTGATGCCGTTAGGCCCCACTGGCTATGGCGACTCGCCCTATCAGGCGCTTTCGGCGTTCGGCGGCAATCCTTTGCTTATCAGTCCTGCTCGCCTGACGGCTGAGGGATTGCTCCCCGCTGATGCTTTGGCCGATGTGCCCCTTTTCCCGGCCGACCGCGTGGACTATGGCTGGGTGATCTCCTGGAAGATGCCGCTACTATATCGTTCATTTTCCCACTTTCAAGAGCATGCCAGCCCCACTCAGCGCGAGCGCTTTGAGAGGTTTTGTCAGGAGCAGGCCGGTTGGCTAGACGATCTCGCTCTCTTTATGGCGCTCAAGGCGCATTTCCAGGGAGCTCGCTGGGATACGTGGCCTTTGCCCATCCGTATGCATCGGCCCGAGGCAGTGGCTGAGTGGTCCGCCCGGCTAGCGGATGCCGTACAGGCTCAACGCTACTTCCAATGGCTGTTCTTCGAGCAATGGCGCTCGTTGCGCGCCTATGCCAATGAGCACGGCGTGCGTCTCATTGGCGACCTGCCTATCTTCGTTGCCTATGATAGTGCAGACGTCTGGGCCAATCCGGAGCTGTTCTATCTGGACGAGGCTGGCTATCCGACCGTAGTTGCCGGCGTGCCCCCTGATTATTTCAGCCCTACCGGGCAGCTCTGGGGAAACCCGCTTTATCGCTGGGACGTGATGGCCCAGCAGGGGTATGCCTGGTGGATCGAGCGCTTTCGCGTGGCTTATCAATATGTGGATATCGTGCGAATTGATCACTTTCGCGGTTTTCAGGCGTACTGGGAGGTGCCAGCAGGCGAGGCTACCGCCATCCATGGCCGTTGGGTGCCGGGGCCAGGCAAGGCATTGTTTGCCGCTGTGCGCGCCGCTTTGGGAGATACGCCCATCATCGCCGAGGATTTGGGCGTGATCACGCCGGAGGTGGAAGCACTGCGGGATTGCCTAGGATTTCCCGGCATGCGCGTGCTGCAGTTCGCCTTTGGTGGACCGGCCACCCATCCCTATCTCCCGCACAATCACATCCGGCATTGCGTTGTCTACACTGGTACCCATGACAACGACACCACGCTAGGCTGGTATCGTAACTCTCCTCCGGAGGTGCAGGACCATGTGCGACGTTACCTGGCTCGTGATGGCCATGACATCGCCTGGGATCTAATCCGGGCGGCCCTCTCCTCAATCGCTGAGATAGCGATCATCCCGATGCAAGATGTGTTAGCCCTGGGCTCGGAGGCGCGCATGAACACACCGGGGCAAGCCTTCGGCAATTGGGCTTGGCGCTTTCGATGGGAGCAAGTGGATTGGTGGGTGGCCCCGCGCTTGGCAGAGATGGCAAAGCTCTATGGCCGTGTGCCCGAATCAGCCGACGCTCAGCCGTCTGCTACCCCATGGTCGCCACGTGTTCCGGCAGGATCTTATACATGA
- the malQ gene encoding 4-alpha-glucanotransferase, with protein MSGFYRLKSYSLPFAQTPFEGRLCMHFPRASGVLLHPTSLPRSPGIGDLGPAAYQFVDFLAAAGQRYWQVLPLGPTGYGDSPYQCFSAFAGNPLLISPELLYEDGLLPPEAIANSPVHNTRRVDFGQVIPWKRSLLEISFAHFRRQASAEMRAEFEQFCVDEAGWLSEFALFMALKDAHNGAPWWEWERPLRIRQPDILRESAHRLADAIAFYRYQQWLFFRQWRALKSYANARGVSIIGDIPIFVAHDSADAWSNPHLFHFDEEARPVIVAGVPPDYFSATGQLWGNPIYRWDVMQQTGYAWWIERFRTVFRLVDIARVDHFRGFEAYWAVPWGETTAVRGRWVKGPGADFFQTVLTVLGDLPIIAEDLGFITPEVIALRDQFGFPGMKVLQFAFSTDGNDPYLPHNYPRHCVVYTGTHDNDTTVGWFRHSSTPEERAFALRYLRRDGSDIAWDLIHLAWTSVAHTAIAPLQDLLRLDSEARMNLPGSFGGNWQWRCPPDALTDELGLALRDLTEVCGRLPEMKPTKRSVHVMESDS; from the coding sequence GTGAGTGGATTTTATCGGCTAAAAAGCTATAGCTTACCATTCGCTCAAACACCCTTCGAGGGGAGGCTTTGCATGCATTTTCCCCGTGCGTCCGGTGTCTTGCTTCATCCGACTAGCCTGCCTCGCTCGCCTGGGATTGGCGACTTGGGCCCGGCTGCCTACCAATTTGTGGACTTTCTGGCTGCAGCTGGCCAGCGCTATTGGCAGGTGTTGCCACTGGGCCCCACCGGCTATGGCGACTCGCCTTATCAGTGCTTTTCCGCCTTTGCTGGAAACCCGCTGTTGATCAGCCCGGAGCTGCTGTACGAGGACGGATTGTTGCCCCCAGAGGCTATAGCCAATTCCCCTGTCCACAATACTCGTCGTGTGGATTTCGGCCAGGTCATCCCTTGGAAACGATCTCTGCTGGAGATCTCTTTCGCCCACTTTCGGAGGCAGGCCTCGGCAGAGATGCGCGCTGAGTTCGAGCAGTTTTGTGTGGACGAGGCCGGCTGGCTGAGCGAATTTGCCCTGTTCATGGCCTTGAAGGATGCCCACAATGGTGCGCCCTGGTGGGAGTGGGAGCGGCCATTGCGCATTCGACAACCCGATATCCTACGCGAAAGTGCCCATCGGCTGGCGGACGCAATAGCCTTCTACCGCTATCAACAATGGCTCTTCTTCCGCCAGTGGCGGGCGCTTAAATCCTACGCCAACGCTCGCGGCGTATCCATCATCGGCGATATCCCCATCTTCGTGGCCCATGACAGCGCTGATGCCTGGAGCAATCCTCACCTGTTCCACTTCGATGAAGAGGCGCGCCCTGTTATCGTTGCCGGCGTGCCCCCCGATTACTTCAGCGCCACCGGCCAGCTTTGGGGTAACCCGATCTACCGCTGGGACGTCATGCAGCAGACCGGCTACGCGTGGTGGATCGAGCGCTTCCGGACGGTCTTCCGCTTGGTGGACATTGCCCGTGTTGATCACTTTCGTGGCTTCGAGGCTTACTGGGCGGTGCCATGGGGGGAAACGACAGCGGTTCGCGGGCGCTGGGTCAAGGGGCCGGGTGCCGATTTCTTCCAGACCGTCTTGACTGTCCTAGGTGACCTGCCCATCATTGCCGAGGACCTGGGCTTTATCACGCCGGAAGTGATCGCGCTCCGCGATCAGTTCGGTTTTCCAGGGATGAAGGTGCTTCAGTTCGCTTTCAGCACTGACGGCAATGATCCTTACCTACCCCATAATTACCCGCGCCATTGTGTCGTTTACACCGGCACCCATGACAACGACACCACCGTTGGCTGGTTTCGCCACAGTTCAACACCGGAGGAACGGGCATTCGCCTTGCGCTATCTGCGTCGCGATGGCTCGGACATCGCCTGGGACTTGATCCACTTGGCATGGACTTCCGTCGCCCATACTGCCATCGCTCCCTTACAGGATCTGCTGCGGCTTGACTCGGAAGCGCGCATGAATTTGCCGGGCAGCTTCGGTGGCAACTGGCAGTGGCGATGCCCACCTGATGCACTTACCGATGAACTAGGCTTGGCGCTGCGCGATCTGACAGAGGTCTGCGGCCGGCTGCCTGAGATGAAGCCGACCAAGCGATCTGTACATGTCATGGAGTCAGATTCATAG
- a CDS encoding M1 family metallopeptidase, with product MCLSRRISWWLLALVTVVACARVPASPVRDALAPYRPAMLGAYQQDLDRLPPLPRYELILRVDPLTRRLNGQGILSVPNRYDISLTELYLRLFPNLPQYRGAMQIHTVATNGRTTAFNLTAENTAAHIPLLEPLSPNRSVVISCTWTVDAPFIEAGYALFGESQGILSLPLSYPVLAVSEMGTVGQRLNWHLEIAPAHSDVAFLESALYQVQVVTAPEMIVIGSGTVISKTLTAEGQAAWHFVTGPVREFMLVLSRHFQQLTGYAYDTLVHSYFLPEDRAAGQRALEYAIAVAQVYSDRYGRYPFTELSVVSAPLEYRGMEYSGINLIGIDLYRQRRSDLEFLIAHEIAHQWWYNLVGSDPVNHPWLDEGLAEYSTYIYYESIYGKETAERLRQNRWEIPVAYARENGLDTIVGQPASGFGPGNYETMVYAKSALFFHALRLAIGDEAFFRLLQTLLSTYRYQIITPEILVEEAEKISGKDLKPLYREWILSAKKL from the coding sequence ATGTGCTTGTCTCGCCGTATCTCGTGGTGGCTGCTGGCGCTTGTAACAGTGGTCGCTTGTGCTCGAGTACCAGCGTCTCCGGTCCGAGATGCCCTTGCGCCGTATCGGCCAGCTATGCTGGGCGCTTATCAGCAAGACCTAGACCGCTTGCCTCCCCTTCCTCGCTATGAACTGATCCTTCGCGTGGATCCGCTGACACGCCGGCTGAACGGTCAGGGCATCCTCTCGGTACCTAATCGGTATGATATCTCCTTAACCGAGCTCTATCTGCGTCTGTTCCCGAATCTGCCTCAATATCGCGGCGCCATGCAGATCCATACAGTAGCTACCAACGGGCGAACTACGGCGTTTAATCTCACCGCAGAGAATACGGCTGCCCACATCCCGCTGTTAGAGCCATTGTCTCCCAATCGCTCCGTGGTCATCTCATGCACGTGGACGGTGGATGCCCCTTTCATCGAGGCAGGGTACGCGCTATTTGGCGAGAGTCAAGGCATTCTTAGCTTGCCCTTGAGCTACCCAGTGTTAGCGGTCTCAGAGATGGGGACAGTCGGCCAGCGTCTGAACTGGCATTTGGAGATAGCACCCGCCCACAGCGATGTGGCGTTCCTGGAAAGCGCGCTCTATCAGGTGCAGGTAGTTACTGCGCCGGAGATGATCGTCATCGGCTCTGGGACGGTGATCAGCAAAACCCTTACGGCAGAGGGCCAAGCCGCCTGGCATTTCGTGACCGGGCCAGTGCGCGAGTTCATGCTGGTGCTCTCTCGCCACTTTCAGCAACTCACCGGGTACGCCTATGATACATTGGTGCATTCTTATTTCCTGCCAGAGGACCGCGCAGCCGGCCAGCGCGCATTGGAATACGCCATTGCCGTAGCTCAAGTGTACAGTGATCGTTATGGACGTTATCCCTTTACCGAGCTGAGCGTGGTATCCGCTCCTTTAGAGTATCGGGGGATGGAGTACTCCGGCATCAACCTGATCGGCATAGATCTCTACCGTCAACGCCGCTCAGATCTGGAGTTTCTGATTGCACATGAGATCGCGCACCAGTGGTGGTATAACTTGGTGGGCAGTGACCCAGTGAACCACCCGTGGCTAGACGAAGGCCTGGCCGAATATTCGACGTATATCTATTACGAATCAATATATGGCAAGGAGACGGCCGAACGGCTGCGCCAGAACCGGTGGGAGATCCCTGTCGCTTATGCAAGGGAAAATGGGTTGGACACCATCGTGGGACAGCCTGCTTCCGGCTTCGGTCCCGGCAACTATGAGACGATGGTGTACGCCAAATCGGCTCTCTTTTTCCACGCCCTGCGCCTGGCGATAGGAGATGAGGCCTTCTTCCGATTACTGCAGACGCTGCTGTCTACCTATCGATACCAGATCATAACGCCAGAAATACTTGTAGAAGAGGCGGAGAAGATCTCGGGCAAGGACTTGAAGCCACTATACCGTGAGTGGATTTTATCGGCTAAAAAGCTATAG